The DNA sequence ATTAATTTCAAATTTCTTCATTTTCTTTAATTTGCAAAAAATTCTCTAATCCATTCAACAGTTCAGATGTTGTTACATTTAAACCTTGTGCAATTTTGACAAGGGCTGTAAAAGACGGATTTCTGACACCCCTTTCTATTCCAGATATATAAGTTCTATCTAGTCCAGAACGAAATCCTA is a window from the Cyanobacterium sp. Dongsha4 genome containing:
- a CDS encoding helix-turn-helix transcriptional regulator, whose protein sequence is MKKKVLLAFGCLIKSKRNHLGISQEELGFRSGLDRTYISGIERGVRNPSFTALVKIAQGLNVTTSELLNGLENFLQIKENEEI